DNA from Leptolyngbya iicbica LK:
TGGTACAGAAGTCTCAATTTTTTCAGGCTTTGATCTCCAATGGTTTTAGCGCTTTCAGCGCTTCGCTCACTGGGCTGACATCGTGTGTGACAACTCCGTATATTAACCGACTTGGTTGGGGGCAATGAGTTGCCACCATCGCACTGTCTCATCGGCAGCAGTGCTGATCAGGGTGTGGCCGTCAGGGGCAAATCGCAAATCACCAATAGTCCAACCGTGATGCAACTCAGTCGATCGATGATGGGTGACCGATGACCACCGCCAAAGAGGGATGGTGCCATCGCGACTGCCGATCGCCAGCCAGCGTTCATCCGCGCTGAGGGCGATCGCGCTGACCGCATCTTGACACTGTTCCAATACTTCATGCTGCGCAAAATCGAGAAGTGACCAAACAACGACTCGCCCAGTGCGATCGCCAGTGATCAGGGCGGGCGGGCTCACACTCAGAGCCACCGCGCGCAGGGGGGATTTGGCGGTCCAGGTATGCAGCAGTTGACCGCTGGGCAGCGCCCACAGTCTGAGGGTGCCCGCTTCGCACACGCTGGCGAGACGAGTGCTGTCAGGACTGAGGGCCACATCGTTCACTTGACCTGAATGGCGCACCAGATCGAAGCGCTGCTTGCCGGTGTCTAAATCCCAAACTGAGATGTGCCCCCCGATATCAGCCACAATCAACGTCGTGCCGTCGGGCGTGAGGGCGATCGCGGTCACGGGCCTGCCGCGTTGACGCAGACTTTGCTGGACTCGATAAGAGGTCAAATCCCATTGCAGAATCTGGCCATCTAGGCCCGCTGTGATCAGGCGATCGCCGGCTGGATGAAACGCCACTGCCGTGACGGCATCCCGATGACCAGCGCCGAATCCCAAACGGGGAGCCAGCGTTTGCAGGACCTCGCCCGTTTGCCGATCCCAGAGTTGGAAGGTGTGGTCGCTGTTGGCGGTGGACACGGCGCGACCATCGGGACTCAGGGCCAGGGCATTCACGGTGCGGCCTGGGGTGGGCCAGGTTTGGGTGCAATGCCAGGTGGCCGCAGGGAGTGGCGACAGCGATTGCGAGTTGGGCGGTTGCCACAGTCCGGCGGGAGCCAGATCGGCGAGTACGACTTCGGCATTGGCATAGCGGCTGCGGAGCGATCGCGCCACCAACCGATCCAGCACTCGTCCCAAAGCTGCCCCCACGGGCGTCGGCACAAAGTCGCGCCACACCCACCGATCTTCCGCCACGGAGTACAGATCAAAGGGATGCTCGCCCGTGAGCACATGCAGGCAGGTAATGCCTAAACCGTAGAGATCGCTGGCGGGCACGGCTTTGCCCAGGGCTTGCTCGGGGGCAGCATACCCAGCGCTGCCGATAACGGTGCCCGTGCGTTCCAGTTCCGTGGCGGTGGGGGCGGTGCGGGCGGCCCCAAAATCGACGAGGATGGGCGGCCCCTCGGTCGGCAGCAAAATGTTTTCGGGTTTGATGTCGCGATGGATGATGCCCTGCTCGTGAATGTATTGCAGCACGGGCAACAGTTCCATGAGGAGCGATCGCACCTGCGTTTCGTCAAAGACCCCGTCGGCCTGCAAGACCTGTGCCAAATTGCGTCCGGCGATGTATGACTGCACCAGACAAATGTCGCGGGCTGATTCCAAAATGGCGATGAGTTGGGGAATCTGGGGATGCTGGCCCAACTTAGCAAGGCGTTTCGCTTCGGCTAAGTCGCGATCGCGGCTGCCCTGCGATCGCAGAATTTGTTTGATCACACATCGCTGGGGCGGCGACTCGGCCTCGTCCCAAGCCAGAAACGTGCGCCCAAACCCGCCGCGCCCCAATTCTTCAATCGGGCGAAAGCGCTGGCCCAGCAATAGCCGTGACCCACAAGCCTGGCAGCGATCGCGATCGTCCCCATTCTCGGGTTGCGAGCATTGCGGGTTGATGCAGAGGGTCGTCATGGTATCGCTCGCGCTTGTTTACAGCATCAGTGCATCGAGCTTAATCATAGTAAAAGCGACACCCTCACCGTCTATTCTCTACGAAACATCTCACTTACTTCTTGAGGAGTGTAAGGAGGGCTTTTTAAATGTATGACTGCATGGCAATTCGGACAAACAGGAATTAAGTCATTTACAGGATCCACAATATAGGAATCACCAATTTCACTTAGCGGTTTGATGTGATGTACATGGATAAGAGTTTCAGCAACTACACCATAAATATCACAAAGCTTGATATTACATACCTGGCAAACATAGCCATAGTGAGACAAACAAGCATCACGTGCCTTTTGGTCTCTCTCATATCTGTTTACCTTGATTTGCTTTACGATTCCCTCTTTATATTCAATTCTGTCAGGCAACTCTTCAGGTAGATGAGCAACACTCATGACACGTTTATAACCATCCAACGAGGAAATTCCTTTGGGAACATTTATTCTCTTCGAAACCGAAATTCCAGGCATGTTGAGTTCATCTTCATGGCTAAAAATTATGTATCCTGATCGATCCCAAAGAGCGCAGGGATAGGATTGAATTAAACCGTAGAAATTGCCCCAATCACTGTATCTTGACTGAACCACATTTAAGCCAAAAGCCTTGCTCAGTTCACCTGCTCTTTTACGGTTCACAACCACTTCATCCCTTTAGTGTGCGTGTCTAAATTTCCTTTCCAAGTAAGC
Protein-coding regions in this window:
- a CDS encoding serine/threonine-protein kinase, with the protein product MTTLCINPQCSQPENGDDRDRCQACGSRLLLGQRFRPIEELGRGGFGRTFLAWDEAESPPQRCVIKQILRSQGSRDRDLAEAKRLAKLGQHPQIPQLIAILESARDICLVQSYIAGRNLAQVLQADGVFDETQVRSLLMELLPVLQYIHEQGIIHRDIKPENILLPTEGPPILVDFGAARTAPTATELERTGTVIGSAGYAAPEQALGKAVPASDLYGLGITCLHVLTGEHPFDLYSVAEDRWVWRDFVPTPVGAALGRVLDRLVARSLRSRYANAEVVLADLAPAGLWQPPNSQSLSPLPAATWHCTQTWPTPGRTVNALALSPDGRAVSTANSDHTFQLWDRQTGEVLQTLAPRLGFGAGHRDAVTAVAFHPAGDRLITAGLDGQILQWDLTSYRVQQSLRQRGRPVTAIALTPDGTTLIVADIGGHISVWDLDTGKQRFDLVRHSGQVNDVALSPDSTRLASVCEAGTLRLWALPSGQLLHTWTAKSPLRAVALSVSPPALITGDRTGRVVVWSLLDFAQHEVLEQCQDAVSAIALSADERWLAIGSRDGTIPLWRWSSVTHHRSTELHHGWTIGDLRFAPDGHTLISTAADETVRWWQLIAPNQVG
- a CDS encoding HNH endonuclease translates to MVVNRKRAGELSKAFGLNVVQSRYSDWGNFYGLIQSYPCALWDRSGYIIFSHEDELNMPGISVSKRINVPKGISSLDGYKRVMSVAHLPEELPDRIEYKEGIVKQIKVNRYERDQKARDACLSHYGYVCQVCNIKLCDIYGVVAETLIHVHHIKPLSEIGDSYIVDPVNDLIPVCPNCHAVIHLKSPPYTPQEVSEMFRRE